In Deinococcus sp. Leaf326, a single genomic region encodes these proteins:
- a CDS encoding uroporphyrinogen-III synthase, with translation MEWFEGLQILSLESRRTEEMERLIRAHGGQAVMAPSMREQKLDLSGALAGFGRDLAAGDTHAVVCPGAAATRLFLRELAARGESGPEALTSTHLLGGRAARGVLEEAGLEAQALRAGPDPLGTDWDGIQAALLRTLEPGQHATVLEYGEAMPALTARELSYAGMRVSSLPLYRCAFPADSAPLAQAVRDCVLGGPDVLLLSSGIQALHFLKYAERMKLLAETRSALSRMAVVSIGPACSEAAAGLGIPVHLEASPYKMDALVRLAAAQAPALLRGRLRKTA, from the coding sequence ATGGAATGGTTTGAAGGTCTGCAGATCCTGAGTCTGGAATCGCGGCGCACCGAAGAGATGGAACGGCTGATCCGGGCGCACGGCGGGCAGGCGGTGATGGCGCCCAGCATGCGCGAGCAGAAGCTCGACCTGAGCGGCGCGCTGGCCGGGTTCGGGCGGGACCTCGCCGCCGGCGACACTCACGCGGTGGTGTGCCCCGGCGCCGCGGCCACCCGGCTGTTTCTGCGTGAGCTCGCGGCGCGCGGCGAGAGTGGCCCGGAAGCTCTGACCAGCACTCACCTGCTGGGCGGGCGAGCAGCGCGTGGGGTACTGGAGGAGGCGGGCCTGGAAGCCCAGGCCCTCCGGGCAGGCCCCGATCCGCTGGGAACCGACTGGGACGGAATCCAGGCCGCGCTGCTGCGGACCCTGGAACCGGGCCAGCACGCCACCGTGCTCGAATACGGCGAGGCCATGCCCGCCCTGACGGCCCGCGAACTGAGCTACGCCGGCATGCGCGTGAGCAGCCTGCCGCTGTACCGCTGCGCCTTTCCCGCCGACAGCGCGCCGCTGGCCCAGGCCGTGCGCGACTGCGTGCTCGGCGGGCCGGACGTGCTGCTGCTGTCCAGCGGTATCCAGGCGCTGCACTTCCTGAAGTACGCCGAGCGCATGAAGCTGCTCGCGGAGACGCGCTCGGCCCTGTCGCGCATGGCCGTGGTGAGCATCGGTCCGGCGTGCAGCGAGGCCGCCGCCGGGCTGGGGATTCCCGTGCACCTGGAGGCCAGCCCGTACAAGATGGACGCGCTGGTGCGTCTCGCGGCGGCGCAGGCCCCGGCGCTTCTGCGAGGCCGCCTGCGTAAAACCGCCTGA
- a CDS encoding ABC transporter ATP-binding protein translates to MTHIPAPLGAPAPSLPSPLSTDKLRLGYGQTVIVPDMNLELAGGKVTSIIGPNGCGKSTLLRALARLLPTSSGHVQLYGQALHSLPAKEIARRLAILPQGPTAPEGLSVEELVWFGRHPHQGRFPVRREEDREAVVWSLAQTGMTIFAGRPLEALSGGQRQRAWIAMSLAQQTDILLLDEPTTYLDLSHQLEVLQLAGRLNTEQGKTVVMVLHDLNQAVRYSDEIVAMHGGEVYAQGRPEDVLTPELLRDVFGLRAHILSDPDTGRPYIIPYALTR, encoded by the coding sequence ATGACCCACATTCCTGCACCCCTGGGCGCCCCTGCGCCCTCATTGCCTTCTCCACTCTCGACCGACAAGCTCCGGCTCGGCTACGGCCAGACCGTCATCGTGCCGGACATGAACCTGGAACTCGCGGGCGGCAAGGTCACGAGCATCATCGGCCCCAACGGCTGCGGCAAGAGCACTCTGCTGCGTGCCCTGGCCCGTCTGCTGCCCACCTCCAGCGGCCACGTGCAGCTCTACGGTCAGGCGCTGCACAGCCTGCCCGCCAAGGAGATCGCCCGGCGGCTGGCTATCTTGCCCCAGGGGCCGACCGCGCCCGAGGGCCTGTCGGTCGAGGAGCTCGTGTGGTTCGGGCGCCATCCCCACCAGGGCCGATTCCCGGTGCGCCGCGAGGAGGACCGGGAGGCGGTCGTCTGGTCGCTGGCCCAGACCGGCATGACCATCTTCGCGGGCCGGCCGCTCGAAGCCCTCTCGGGCGGACAGCGCCAGCGCGCGTGGATCGCCATGAGCCTCGCGCAGCAGACCGACATCCTGCTGCTCGACGAGCCGACCACCTACCTCGACCTCTCGCACCAGCTCGAGGTGCTGCAACTCGCGGGCCGCCTGAACACCGAGCAGGGCAAGACGGTCGTGATGGTGCTGCACGACCTCAACCAGGCCGTGCGCTACAGCGACGAGATCGTGGCGATGCACGGCGGCGAGGTCTACGCCCAGGGACGTCCCGAGGACGTGCTGACCCCCGAACTCCTGCGCGATGTATTCGGCCTGCGCGCCCACATCCTCTCGGACCCCGATACGGGTCGGCCGTACATCATTCCGTATGCGCTGACGCGCTGA
- a CDS encoding iron ABC transporter permease: protein MLVLAGITVLLAVLALGLGAVRTPPADVWQVLLGRGDDLTRQLVLELRAPRIAVALLTGAMFAASGAMMQGVIRNPLASPDLIGVGAGAGLAATIFLLAWPGAPAGGLPWAALAGAWGGFGLVLLLAREWRGSNSLHPVRLALVGVAVAAALGAAQQLIIVRAPDGLGAALSFLTGTVYGADSVRALRVLPWALVLLPAGVLLSRTLDILNLGEDLATSLGTRVAAMRLLCLAVAVALAGAAVTGAGILGFVGLLAPHLARLLVGARHGRLLPVAMLIGALLVLAADTLGRALLPPIEVPAGIFTTLVGAPYFLYLLRRSA, encoded by the coding sequence ATGCTGGTCCTCGCGGGGATCACGGTGCTGCTCGCCGTGCTGGCCCTGGGACTGGGGGCCGTGCGCACACCGCCTGCCGACGTGTGGCAGGTGCTGCTCGGACGCGGGGACGACCTCACCCGGCAACTCGTACTGGAGCTGCGCGCCCCGCGTATCGCGGTGGCCCTGCTGACCGGGGCCATGTTCGCGGCCTCGGGCGCCATGATGCAGGGCGTGATCCGCAACCCGCTCGCCTCGCCCGACCTCATCGGGGTGGGGGCGGGGGCGGGACTGGCCGCCACCATCTTTCTGCTCGCGTGGCCGGGCGCGCCGGCGGGCGGCCTGCCCTGGGCCGCGCTGGCCGGGGCCTGGGGGGGCTTCGGGCTCGTGCTCCTGCTGGCGCGCGAGTGGAGGGGCAGCAACAGCCTGCATCCGGTCCGTCTCGCGCTGGTCGGCGTGGCGGTCGCGGCGGCACTGGGCGCGGCGCAGCAGCTCATCATCGTGCGGGCACCCGACGGCCTGGGCGCCGCCCTGAGCTTCCTGACCGGCACGGTCTACGGCGCCGACAGCGTGCGCGCCCTGCGGGTGCTGCCCTGGGCGCTGGTGCTGCTGCCGGCCGGCGTGCTCCTCTCACGCACGCTGGATATCCTGAACCTCGGTGAAGACCTCGCCACCAGCCTGGGCACCCGCGTCGCGGCCATGCGTCTGTTGTGCCTGGCGGTCGCCGTCGCGTTGGCCGGGGCCGCCGTGACGGGGGCGGGCATCCTGGGCTTCGTCGGTTTGCTGGCGCCGCACCTCGCCCGGCTGCTGGTGGGGGCGCGGCATGGTCGGCTGCTGCCGGTCGCCATGCTCATCGGTGCGCTGCTCGTGCTGGCCGCCGACACGCTGGGCCGGGCGCTGCTGCCACCCATTGAGGTGCCCGCCGGCATCTTCACCACGCTGGTGGGCGCGCCCTACTTCCTGTACCTCCTGCGGCGCTCCGCATGA
- a CDS encoding ABC transporter substrate-binding protein encodes MHRRSPLPLLLAALLGTHAAAAPVTVKHERGTLTLPAPAARVAALEYSFVDTLLALGVRPVGAALGTQGGDRGAPPYLRAQVRGIPATGSRAQPSLEALAAARPDLILADAFVHKDTSVQFARLAPTADFQSRRGSLADLNAQTLAIGQLVGREAAARRLLADQASLNAKARAFAKKGAPAFVAAVVTPGSFTVHTDQSFVGSFLEALGRKNQLAPRGDQTQYGLSLEGLVALNPASLVLFTAPDEKPITDTWKQSPLWQRLSAVQRGRVYVFDRDDWTRGRGPQALKLMVAQTIRSRFLQDAAPATGFGTP; translated from the coding sequence ATGCACAGACGTTCCCCGCTGCCCCTCCTGCTCGCCGCCCTGCTGGGCACCCATGCCGCGGCGGCCCCCGTGACCGTCAAGCACGAGCGCGGCACCCTGACCCTCCCGGCTCCGGCGGCGCGCGTGGCCGCCCTGGAATACTCCTTCGTGGACACGCTGCTGGCCCTGGGCGTGCGCCCGGTCGGCGCGGCGCTGGGCACCCAGGGCGGTGACCGGGGCGCGCCCCCCTACCTGCGGGCCCAGGTGCGCGGTATTCCGGCGACCGGCAGCCGCGCCCAGCCTAGCCTGGAGGCGCTCGCCGCCGCCCGCCCCGACCTGATCCTGGCCGACGCTTTCGTGCACAAGGACACCTCCGTGCAGTTCGCACGGCTGGCGCCTACCGCCGACTTCCAGAGCCGCCGGGGCAGTCTGGCCGACCTGAATGCCCAGACGCTCGCCATCGGGCAGCTCGTGGGGCGTGAGGCCGCCGCCCGCCGCCTGCTGGCCGATCAGGCGTCGCTGAACGCCAAGGCCCGGGCCTTCGCCAAAAAGGGTGCCCCCGCCTTCGTGGCCGCCGTGGTCACGCCGGGCAGCTTCACGGTGCACACCGACCAGAGTTTCGTGGGTAGTTTTCTGGAGGCGCTGGGACGTAAGAATCAGCTTGCTCCTCGGGGCGACCAGACCCAGTACGGACTGTCGCTGGAGGGTCTCGTTGCCCTGAATCCGGCGTCGCTCGTGCTGTTCACCGCGCCGGACGAGAAACCCATCACCGACACCTGGAAACAGAGCCCGCTGTGGCAGCGCCTGAGCGCCGTGCAGCGCGGCCGGGTCTACGTGTTCGACCGCGACGACTGGACGCGGGGGCGCGGTCCGCAGGCCCTGAAATTGATGGTCGCACAGACCATCCGCAGCCGCTTCCTGCAAGACGCCGCTCCGGCGACGGGCTTCGGCACTCCGTGA